One part of the Methylobacterium mesophilicum SR1.6/6 genome encodes these proteins:
- a CDS encoding pilus assembly protein TadG-related protein yields the protein MRGSLSRRLRPFADDQSGNVVMIFGLSLPLLLGAGGLVIDYGNAVRIRAVESSIADATALLVANADTVAAATEGLRLASAQLTSRLGTAGTTGGYQVNGSWIDGANYRVTISTTLKTNLLHLLPGMPRQLVVGTATTVNRVAPVYQTSPPTFSQLSPEAADYNRIYMYCYSSDPKRQAEADKGRRGLVAIADNGTPPTDYSKAALPTCGANEAPSYMLHNVRNARSNKSIWNDPSQETYEYYTDTTIDTGLRVQSMSMKGYRVNTNGSLTTVNMVSNPILETIVCDSLSACKSKSDGGILPNSHTTHDPATSTASCSDGKYMYYGWEDRPPNAGSDRDYDDIRVIVSCPTLIKVADKKLRIVE from the coding sequence ATGCGTGGAAGCCTGTCGCGCCGGCTTCGTCCCTTCGCTGATGATCAGAGCGGCAACGTCGTGATGATCTTCGGGCTCAGCCTGCCGCTGCTCCTGGGCGCGGGCGGCCTCGTTATCGACTACGGCAATGCCGTGCGCATCCGGGCGGTCGAGTCCAGCATCGCCGATGCAACCGCGCTGCTCGTCGCCAACGCGGACACAGTCGCAGCAGCCACCGAGGGGCTACGTCTCGCAAGTGCTCAGCTCACCTCTCGCTTGGGCACCGCTGGCACGACCGGCGGGTATCAGGTGAATGGAAGCTGGATTGATGGCGCGAACTACCGGGTGACGATCTCGACGACGCTCAAGACGAACTTGCTCCATCTCCTGCCGGGTATGCCCCGACAACTCGTCGTCGGCACCGCGACCACCGTCAACCGAGTCGCGCCGGTCTACCAGACCAGTCCGCCGACTTTCAGCCAGCTGTCGCCCGAAGCAGCGGATTACAACCGCATCTACATGTACTGCTATTCGTCCGATCCCAAGCGTCAGGCAGAAGCCGATAAGGGCCGACGCGGCTTGGTCGCGATCGCCGACAACGGCACGCCTCCGACCGACTACTCGAAGGCCGCTCTGCCCACCTGCGGCGCCAACGAGGCTCCGAGCTACATGCTGCACAACGTGCGCAACGCCCGAAGCAACAAATCAATCTGGAACGATCCAAGCCAGGAAACTTATGAATACTACACTGACACGACTATCGATACCGGACTGCGGGTTCAGTCAATGAGCATGAAGGGCTATCGCGTTAACACGAACGGCAGCCTGACGACTGTGAACATGGTCTCGAACCCGATCTTGGAGACGATCGTCTGCGATAGCCTCAGCGCCTGTAAGAGCAAATCCGACGGTGGGATCCTGCCGAACAGCCACACGACCCACGATCCAGCGACGTCGACCGCAAGCTGCAGCGATGGCAAGTACATGTATTACGGTTGGGAGGACCGCCCACCCAACGCTGGCAGTGATCGGGATTACGACGACATCCGCGTTATCGTCTCATGCCCGACCTTGATCAAGGTAGCTGATAAGAAGCTCAGGATTGTTGAGTAA
- a CDS encoding FkbM family methyltransferase, with protein sequence MTVKTFCGIDYDAKSNDISSHDYILKLNEVLKFIRPKPSPYPLIRIGNGDDGSYLVPDAIGGIAACFSPGVDNFKNFEDHLSKTYEIRTHMCDFSSDLNKFKTPLIEGMQTFDKLWLEPEAGEHAISLRDLIQKYDRSKNDLMLQMDIEGAEYRNIIALDDDSLQRFRIIVIELHDLDKIADKSIFINILQPFFEKISRYFTCVHAHPNNCCPDFLLPELGVRVPVFLELTLIRNDYCREGAAKLQPIIPHPLDIGRNVRRQPPLFLDENWLEQPRPLEARHKMLSDKIEYVSDRMENEVLGRLDGIERALKFIALSSRKRNFSAPAGLEEIAVGKSYRLSSAYDEGSIEGTVPEGGQRFFFHTDYGVAQSITIDLQCDRSISLIEIENRRDMCFDRAKLLFLMLMPENNDAFDKNFIPIDTSDEFLTGLQKAVEISIPVTSARYVTIISPLLTYFHLSAIRVFAERAAH encoded by the coding sequence GTGACCGTAAAAACCTTCTGCGGCATCGACTACGATGCTAAATCAAATGACATTTCAAGTCATGACTATATATTAAAGCTAAATGAAGTGTTGAAATTCATCCGGCCTAAACCTTCGCCGTATCCGCTAATCAGAATTGGCAACGGAGATGATGGATCTTATCTAGTGCCGGATGCAATAGGCGGGATCGCAGCTTGCTTCTCTCCTGGCGTTGACAATTTCAAAAATTTTGAAGATCATTTAAGTAAAACATATGAAATTAGAACTCATATGTGTGATTTCTCGAGCGATTTAAATAAATTCAAAACACCCTTGATTGAGGGAATGCAGACATTCGATAAGCTTTGGCTTGAGCCCGAGGCTGGCGAGCATGCAATCTCTTTGCGCGATCTTATCCAAAAATACGATCGGTCCAAGAATGATCTGATGTTGCAGATGGACATTGAGGGTGCCGAATACCGAAATATTATCGCTCTAGACGATGATAGCTTGCAACGTTTCAGGATAATAGTTATAGAATTACATGATTTGGACAAAATTGCCGATAAATCTATCTTTATCAATATTCTCCAACCGTTTTTCGAAAAGATCAGCCGCTACTTTACCTGCGTTCATGCCCATCCGAATAACTGCTGCCCTGATTTTCTGCTTCCCGAGCTTGGCGTCCGTGTGCCGGTATTCCTTGAACTCACCTTAATCAGAAACGATTATTGTCGCGAGGGCGCCGCCAAACTCCAACCCATAATCCCCCATCCGCTGGATATTGGGCGAAATGTTCGTAGACAGCCGCCGCTATTCCTTGACGAAAACTGGCTTGAGCAACCGCGCCCGTTGGAGGCGCGCCATAAGATGCTGTCGGATAAAATCGAGTATGTATCCGATCGCATGGAGAATGAAGTTCTTGGTCGACTTGATGGGATTGAGCGCGCGTTGAAGTTCATTGCCCTCTCCAGTCGGAAGCGCAACTTTAGTGCCCCAGCAGGTCTAGAAGAGATTGCTGTTGGCAAGTCATACAGGTTAAGTTCGGCTTACGATGAAGGCAGTATTGAGGGCACTGTCCCGGAAGGTGGTCAAAGGTTCTTTTTCCATACGGATTATGGCGTTGCGCAATCGATAACCATAGATCTCCAATGCGATAGATCGATATCTCTTATAGAAATTGAAAATCGGCGAGATATGTGCTTCGATCGAGCAAAATTACTATTCTTGATGTTAATGCCAGAAAACAACGACGCCTTTGACAAAAATTTTATACCTATAGATACATCCGATGAATTCTTGACGGGACTTCAGAAGGCGGTCGAGATTAGCATCCCGGTCACGTCAGCTCGGTACGTAACCATCATCTCTCCGTTGCTGACTTACTTTCATTTGTCTGCAATACGTGTCTTTGCGGAGCGGGCCGCTCACTGA
- a CDS encoding MucR family transcriptional regulator encodes MPETLDPILDLTAGIVAAYVGRQAVAPETLPGLMRTVRDGLLALQGPAEKVALPTPPESAIERPTPAQIRKSVQQDGIVSFIDGRSYKTIRRHLTAHGLTPATYCERYGLPADYPMIAPSYAAQRSKIAKAIGLGVPGAHAKRQATE; translated from the coding sequence ATGCCTGAGACCCTCGACCCGATCCTCGACCTCACCGCCGGCATCGTGGCGGCCTATGTCGGCCGCCAGGCCGTGGCACCCGAAACGCTACCTGGGCTGATGCGCACGGTCCGCGACGGGCTGCTGGCGCTGCAGGGGCCGGCTGAGAAGGTCGCGCTGCCGACCCCACCCGAGTCGGCGATCGAGCGCCCGACGCCCGCCCAGATCCGCAAGTCGGTCCAGCAGGACGGCATCGTCAGCTTCATCGACGGCCGGTCGTACAAGACGATCCGCCGCCACCTCACGGCCCACGGGCTCACGCCGGCGACGTACTGCGAGCGCTACGGCCTGCCGGCCGACTACCCGATGATCGCGCCGAGCTACGCCGCGCAGCGGTCGAAGATCGCGAAGGCGATCGGGCTGGGCGTGCCGGGTGCGCACGCGAAGCGGCAGGCGACGGAGTAG
- a CDS encoding TadE/TadG family type IV pilus assembly protein, giving the protein MHDGIRRIRSLSDLCDDTRGVSAIEFALILPIMLMLLFGITEFGRAFDHYRKVTLLARTLADIASQGDTQTPMAAATLSDIFASAKLVLTPYPNNTAQIVISALGVAADGVGQLPRVCSSYATGNGTARAVGTAADLKVPEGFQLAGMRYVLAEVSVPYPALFGSNIMRLVGGANNQFTFKASVPWPTRGGQAVKSTYNEIVLPNGKACS; this is encoded by the coding sequence ATGCACGACGGGATCCGTCGCATCCGCAGCTTGTCCGACCTGTGTGACGACACCCGCGGTGTCTCAGCCATCGAGTTCGCGCTAATCTTGCCCATAATGCTGATGCTGTTGTTTGGCATCACAGAATTTGGCCGCGCGTTCGATCACTACCGTAAGGTAACACTTCTGGCGCGTACTTTAGCGGATATCGCATCCCAGGGAGACACGCAGACACCGATGGCAGCGGCGACGTTGAGCGACATCTTCGCGTCAGCCAAACTTGTTCTGACGCCCTATCCGAACAACACAGCTCAGATCGTGATCAGCGCGCTCGGCGTTGCAGCGGACGGTGTAGGACAGCTACCGCGGGTGTGCTCCAGTTACGCGACGGGCAATGGCACAGCACGAGCTGTCGGCACGGCAGCCGATTTGAAGGTGCCGGAAGGCTTTCAACTTGCCGGAATGCGCTACGTCTTGGCCGAAGTGAGCGTGCCGTATCCAGCTTTATTCGGAAGCAATATTATGCGGCTTGTGGGTGGCGCCAATAACCAGTTCACATTCAAAGCCAGCGTCCCATGGCCGACCCGCGGCGGTCAAGCGGTAAAATCCACCTACAATGAAATCGTTTTACCC
- a CDS encoding TadE/TadG family type IV pilus assembly protein has protein sequence MAANHLIRKEDGAAAVEFALIATPFLSLLAVILQTALLVWTARNLDDALQRAGRKIYTGQFQKANTGQTDSSKLLSAMKASMCGTNTAQVATAFDCSSLKLNIALSTSFAAGSVPTPLDTMTKDWSSGFGNSYACAQPGAIVVFTAAVKYRVAFSFLYAGLPGFGDGARLLQSTAVFRTEPYDTSSGQGC, from the coding sequence TTGGCAGCAAACCACCTCATCCGGAAGGAAGATGGTGCGGCCGCCGTCGAGTTTGCCCTGATCGCAACACCGTTCCTGAGTCTGCTTGCCGTGATCCTGCAAACCGCCCTGCTGGTCTGGACGGCGCGGAACCTCGACGATGCACTCCAGCGCGCCGGCCGAAAGATCTACACGGGTCAATTCCAGAAGGCGAATACAGGCCAGACGGACAGCAGCAAACTGCTCTCCGCAATGAAAGCGTCCATGTGCGGTACCAACACTGCACAGGTCGCGACGGCATTCGATTGCAGTTCACTCAAGCTCAACATCGCGTTGAGCACTTCCTTCGCGGCTGGCAGCGTGCCGACACCGCTCGATACGATGACGAAAGATTGGTCCTCCGGTTTCGGGAACAGCTACGCTTGCGCGCAGCCGGGAGCGATCGTTGTCTTCACCGCCGCAGTCAAATACCGCGTCGCTTTTAGCTTCCTCTATGCCGGCCTGCCCGGCTTCGGTGATGGGGCGCGTCTACTTCAATCGACGGCCGTTTTTCGTACCGAACCCTATGACACCTCTTCGGGACAGGGCTGCTGA